The window ACCTTGTATGTTTCCTAGCTTTTATTTCTCTTGAACATGAATTTTGTTGTGATTGAACTAGTATATGTGGGGCTAGCCATTCTGTGTTGTAATTGGGTAGCATGGACATGAATTTGTTGTGATGACTATGCCTTTTCAGTAGCTAGCTCTACTTATTACAGGTGGAGAACCAAAGTTAAGTTTGTGCGAGCTTCTCTGTGAATGATATTCTACTATGCACGGGATATCTTGTGCATGTATCTACCATCCGTTGTTACCTTGAGATTCATGCGACGCTTTCTAGGTTGTGACAAAAATTGTTTTGTTTTTTTAGTGTTACATATTTCATTGTGGTATTTTTTTCTCATTCCAACGTGTATATCATAAGGTTTCATTATGTACAAACAAATAAGAGCACTTGTTTATGGTCAGATTTGCTGGTATATATAGAATGAAACATTACAATACACTTTGAAACATTGTAAAAAATGCAACATTATGTAAGTACCCAAAGATGAACCTCATAAGATGATGTCCGCGGTTGACTGTGGGCTTTTTCTGGCTAGACGCTCCCGCCAATTCATGAAGGGGTGGAGTGCTAACCTTGGCAGAGATCTCAAGGTCCGCAAGGCTGGCCTGCTCTTCGAGATTCAGCTCCTGGATGTTAAGGCCAACGGGGTAGGCTTATCTTTGGAAGAATGGGCGATCCGCTATAATCTCAAGGACGAGATCCTCAAAATCTGTTGTAAAGAAGAGACCTATTGGCGCCATGAACTGGGTACTTTTTTGGGTTGGCAAGACGGGGTACTTCCAAGCTATTGCCAACGGAAGGAGGCATGGATGTACTGTTACCCTTTTATGGGATGGTGACCGTTTAATCTAGGACCCCGTGGATATTAGGGCGCATGTCGACGGGTTTTATGCTCAGTTATTCTCCGAGGTCGCTAGGGATGGAACCTCCCTCGCCGAACATATTTGAACAGGGAATAGTCTGGTTTCTCCAAAGGAGAACAACTTACTACTAGCACCTTTCAAGGAGGCCGAAGTCGCAGCGATCATCAAGTCCATGAACTCGGCATCGGTTCCGGGTCCGGACGGCTTGCCAGTGCTCTTCTTCCAAGCTTTCTAGGGAACGATATCTTGGATTTTTTTTTTTCGAATTCTTCCAGGGAGTGATGGACATTTCCCGCCTTAAGTATGGGATAATATCGCTCACCCCCAAAATCTTCGGAGCGGACCAATATTTGTCATTTCCGTCCGATAACAATCATTACTATTATCTTTTTTATCCTTGCTAAAGGGTACACTAGTAGGGCGACCCTTATAACAGATAGGATTACCCACCTGAATCAGACTGCCTTCATTAAAGGGAGATTCATTCTCGATGGGATCCTCGTTCTCCATGAGGTCATCCACGAAGTCAAGAGAAAACACCTCAAATCGGTATTTTTCTTAAACTGATTTTCCTAAAGCTTATGACAGCGTCCATTGGTCCTTCGTGAGGGAGGTCCTCATTTGGAAAGGTTTTGACACCCATTGGATTGTGATGGTTCTGCAAATCGTCTCTAGTAGTAGAACAACAGTTAACATAAATGGTGAAACCGGTCCATACTTCGCCACCTCTCGTGGGTTACGTCAGGGTGACCCCCTATCACCATTTCTGTTTAACTTGGTAGTTGATGCGCTCACAACTATCCTTGATGCGGCGAAGCATGCAGGGCACATTAGGGGAATATGTCCCTATCTTATTAGGGTAGGTGGAATTACCAACCTCGGATATGCGGACGATACCATCCTTATGGTGGAGGGATCGGACACGGATATCCGAAACATCAAATTTCTGCTACTCTGTTTTCAGGAGATGTTGGGGCTACCCATCAACTTCACTAAGAGTGAGGTAATGGTGCTTGGATACTCTGACATGGATAAGCAAAGAATTGCAAACCGACTAAATTGCCGCCTAGGGTCTTTCCTGACATATTAACTGGGGATGCCAATTAGTGACTCTAGGTTGTTAGTTAAGGACCTACGCCTGACGGTGGAGAAAGTTCATAATAGGGTTGAGCCATGGCAGGGAAGATGGTTATTGAGAGCGGCATGTGATGTGCTCATTAACTCATCTATGATCAACCTGCTTATGTACTTGATGGGATTCTATAGTCTTCACGAATCCCTTCACCATGATATTGTGAAGTACCAATCCCAGTTATTCTGGGCGGGAAAGGGAGACAAGCAAAAGTATCATATGGTCAAATGGTCGGAAATTTGCAACCCAAGGACCAAGGGGGCCTGAGAATAATTTCCTCCAAGCGGATGGATATCGTGCTGTTATCTAAGTGGCTTTGGCGGATTGCAACCGGAGAAGGGGGTCTCTGGTTGGATATCATCCAAGCAAAATATTTGCAAGGCCAACATGTAGCATTCGCTCTGTAAACTGGAGGATCTCAATTCTGCAATCCGTAATCCAGCTGCTTCCACTGATCCAAATTGGATCGTCCATCAAGCTGGGCTTGGGGACGAATACCCTTTTTTGGTTGGATCGCCGGTCGGGCCAACGGCCTTACGGATCTAGGTTCCCCAATATCTTCAGTATATGCACACACCCGCATATAACCATAGAAGCTGCCCTCGTGAATCTCGTTAACCTATGCTTCCGTCGGATGTTTGCCCCCGTGCCAATGGGAAGAACTATTAGAGTGTGTGGCCCTACACATGCCTACCTTAGACCAGGATGCCATGGTTGTCACCTGGAACCAAATGGTCTCTTCTCCTCTTGGTCCATCTATAGATCCCTTGTGGCTACTCCGGGACCAGAGGAATTGAATCTCCTGCGGGCAATCAAATTTTCCCTCAAAATTCGTATCTTCCTTTGGCAATTAGTCTGTGGCCGCCTCCCCTCGGGGATTGAGATAATCAAGCGTAATGGCCCTGGAGATGGTCAGTGCCCTTTGTGTGAGGTTCCAGAAGATTTGAATCACATCTTCTTCACTTGCCCCTCGGCTCGGCTTCTTTGAAGTTGCCTTCGCGAGGTGGTGGGTGATAGGTGGTGCCATGAAAATCTCCTGGACTTGTTTTGGGAGGTTCAAACCCACCAACCTTCCATCCGTCTGACCCTTTGGGTGGTAGTTGGGGTGCTATAATGGACATTATGGACTGTGTGTAATAAGCTCGTCATTGAACATGTGATCGCACTTCGGGCGACTGATGCTATTTATAAATTGTGTGGATTTCTGCAGCTATGGAGGCCGCTTAGCAAGCGGCACGCTCGGCAGGCCATCGACAAGATCTACTTGGACCTTCGTTCCATTTTCTCGTGTCTTGTGCCGCCGCCCCCTACACCGCCCCTGCACCGCCTCCCCAGCCGGATTAGCTACCTAGTTTTATTTCAGGGGATGTTGTGATGAGCCCCTAGCAAGACTATTTATTTTATGCTCCCTCTCGCTACTTGAACTCCTCTCTGTATGAACCTTCTTGTTGGTTGTTCGCCGTTGCTTGATAATAAAGCAGGGGAACCCTTTATCATCGATTATGTAAGTACATTGAAACAAGACAAATGTTGCcaaaaatcgaaaaacatgtcgcGAACCTCAAAGCAATGATATATATATCAGACGGTGGATGGATGCAGCGGATACCCCGTGCATGGTAGAAAAAGCACAAGTATAGAGAATTTCTTGTTAGAAGAAAGCAATTGAACATTCGGTAGCATCAGAATTCAAGTAGTACCAACTTGGAGATTTTGTCAACCTGGCAGGCACATATAAGccgttttttttttctttttttgcgggaaagATATAAGCCGTTTCAGAACCGCATATATGCTAACCTTGTGAAGGCATCCATTTCAGATCCTCTACATGGCAGCAGCACAGCATGTCAGCATTTGCTAGATAAATATGTATCCCTTGAAAAGTATATACTCCATATAAAAACCCTCCTGATGGAACATGGGCGCATATTTTGACCAAGTTTGCGGTTCTAAGCTTGCAACCTCTACTATATATGataagatgaagagaatactattCTATGCTATCAGTCAACCAGGGAGGCACATCAGTTGAGGTGAAGACAGAGACATATTTTGGCAATAAGAGGGAAACCGGCCGGCCAGAAGAAGAGCAGCATACATGGTGGCCGCCGTGAAGGTGTACGGGGCGGCCAGGTGATGGAACATAGCCAGGGTGCTCTTGAGCCTGGAGGAGGCGAGCGTCGAGTACGAGGTTGTCGCAGTCGACTTCGCCGCCGCCGAGCACAAGAGCCCCGCCCACCTTGCCAGGAACCTACTCTACACTCTCCGGCTCTTAGCTAAATTTCAATCCGGTGCCAGTCAAATTTCCATCCTTAGTAACATGTAAGATCAGTTAGTAACGCAACGATCATCGGGATTGAAGGGATCGACCGGATAAAAAATCTGAATGGCGGCAGACTGAAAAATCATCTAGCTGGAAGATCGCAAGGGTGTTGTTTTTCTTTTAACGTTGATGTTGCTGATTAGCTGCTAAGTGGTACATGTGTTTGTGGTTTTTTCTCTTTTCACAGCCATTCGGTCAGGTGCCAGTCTTGGAGGATGGTGATTTCTGCCTCTGGGGTAAGAGACTTCATGAGCAAATTTTCTACTAACATGTTTCAACCCTTGCTTTCTCACCGCATATATTGCAGAGGCGCGCGATCACGAAATATGTATGCCGCAAATACAAGCCCGAGTTTCTCAGGGTCGGCAACCAGGAGCTGGAGGGATCAGCAATGGTGGACATGTGGATGGAGGTGCAGGCTCACCATTACAGCCCTATAATGGATGCTATCCTCATGGAGGTCAGGATCCGGCCGATCTTTGGGCAAAGAGTAGACGAGAGCGCCGTGGAGGGCAACATCGAGAAGCTAAAGAAGGTGCTGGAGGTGTACCAGTCGAGGCTGTCGAGCTCCAGGTACCTGGCTGGTGATTTCATCAGCCTCGCGGACCTCAACCATGTGTCCACCATGTTGTGCCTAGGGGTCACTACATACAGGTCAGTTCTCGACGCGTACCCACGTGTGAGGGCATGGTGGGATGGCCTGAGGGCCAGGCCGGCGGTGAGGAAGGTGTCTGGTCTAATGAATCCGTCCGCGAAGAATTTCTGAAATGATTTAGTTGACCGTATTTTAGCATCATTTCTTTCATGCGAGTCctgatgccaaagggggagaatgaAGTTCTATTAGGTTGCTCGGGATGTCTTATGGGAGTTGGAAGTTCACAAGCATCACTCTTTGATTTCCATCTTGTGATTTGTGATTACCTTTTCAATAACTTATTCGACCATGTGTGGTGTTTGGCTTGCTACTCTACTTGTGATTTTTATGGTGCATGGGACTGATATTAATTCTTAGTTTTGTTGATCATGGATCCaaatttttcttcttttcttttttttgcatCCAGGAAAAGAAACTTGAGCGGCCATCTTTTGGAAATACATGTTTCTATATGGCTAATATTTTGCGATTCCGTTGGCTCAACTAGACATATAAACAATTTAGCATGGATACATAAACTTGTTATCACTTAACAGATTTATCCATCATATGGCTCAAATGAACTTAATGGGCAAAAATTTCTATTGAAATTGAACATCGTATGGAAAGCCCACCAGGCAGCCAGTGCAATGGGCGCAACCCTGAGGCAGCGCATTGGTGCACTGTAGCTAAGTGCGCAAAGGGGCCACATGCAGCCTCACATGAGCACCACCCATCGCCCAGGAGAGGCACTTAGTTTTTTAAATAATACTTCCGACAAACTAAATAtattcaaaaaaacaaaaaacaaacaaaaatacTTGCAGCATATAGATTCAAAAGCATGCAAACCAGTCAATACGCGCAGAAACCAGTTGATTTCCTCACAACATTCTGCTTGGCATTATACTGCCGGTTCTCAAACCAATTATGTGTATCACCATATTCGGTTTTCGACATTTTGCTTGGCGATTCTGGGTGATACTTACTTCTAGATAGTAGTCAGAGTTCGATCAAAGTTGAGCATGATAAATATGACACTGGAGAGTGCATCtgccatggatggatggatgcttGGCTGTTTCTTCTATCTTTCTCCTCTCTGCTCCGGCGTGAGGCCTCCCTTGCCGCAGGTGGGGCACTTCCTCATCCCAAACCCCTGGCAGTCGAAGCACCTGAACCATATCCCATAATTAATACCAGCAGTTTAGTCACAAACTAATCGCTGGAGTAACAAGTGATACTTCGACTACACGTACTACATGAATATCATGACTTGTAATTTCTCATGATTAATAAACATACTTCCATCTCTCGAAGATGTTGCCGTTCTTCTTGTTCCTGCCTGTCCCCTGCATCAAACATTAGACAGTTAGCTCCCCTCATCAATATTAAGAAAATATGATTGCAGATTATAACAAATGGCCTTCAGAAGATAATTATTAAAAAATATATTTGCAGATAATAATAAATGGCCTTCAGAAGATAGGATATGTATGGCAGCAGCAAGCAGAGATTGGTCTTGCCTTGCAGCCTTCGCATTCCACTGCACCCTTCCCCCTGCATGTCTTGCAGCCTGAAGCCACCTGCACAGCACAAGCAGCATCTTCTTCAGTACAACACTGGAAAGAATGGCTTCTATGCAGCAGGGCAGCAACGATAGCCATGGCTACAACCAGCCGGTGCCAAGAAGATTTAGAAACTGAAATTCTGTGAGGAGAGATACTCATACCAGTTTCGCCCCGGACTTGGACGCCATGGCCGGAAGCATCCTGGTCTTGGGCGTCCCTTGCTGTCGACATGAGAAGCAGCTGCGGCTCGTGGCGGTGGATGCCCTCAGGGAGACCAAGCTAGCACTGGCAGGCTCcatggctgctgctgctgcttgcctcAGAAACCTTCCAAGTTTTACAGCCCTATGCAGTGCAATGCACAAGGCAAACCATCCTCAAGCCTCTGAAGAAGAGAGACAAAGGACAGCGACTGGGAAACTTTGTAGCCACAGAAACAAGAAGTATAATTTTTAGCATTATTTGTGGTGTGAGGCCCTGTGGCCATATGATGAGGATAAGGATGAGGCTGATTTTCTCTCTGCCCTTACTTTGGCCTGACTTAAGCTACAAAAGCAGCATCTCTGTTATCAGCAGCAGAGCTAAAAAGTACAGCATCTCACATATCTAAACAAATGTAACATCACACCAAGAAGACCTCATTTTCTCTAACAAATGAACAGAAAAAAGGGGACTGGTTCTTTTAAAGTAATCATAGTGCGGTATCCGTGCACACAAATACATATATTCTTTCTTCTCCCAGCAGAGGACTAGCTTTCTTCATCGACGATAATGGTTGCTCCTGTGCCTATCCCAAGCTCCACGAGCGAAGCCGTCTCTTCTTCGAGTAGTTGCGGTAGTGGGCATCCCTGCTAAAACACAACCATAGCATCAATAATAATCTATTTCAAATATTGGCATATTCACAAGCAGATTCTTTCAAAGACAATAAGCAGTACTCTTTTTAATCGGACTTTTGTACATGAACAATAGAACTCCAGAAGTTCAACTTTGGAGGAGATATTAGAGAGACACAATATATGTTGTACCTCTTCTTCAAGAAACAATCTCAGTTTGATGTCCTTCAGTTTAAAGAAACTCTCGCACAAAGATTTCAGCTTTCCAACCTACACAAAAAAAAAAAACTTTGACAGTTAAAATATTGAATGGGACAAAGCAGATCAGATGAACGATCTGTCATCACTGTAAGTAGTACAAATAAGTGCCAGAGGGAGCCAAAAATAAGGATAGACAAGTGGTATGAAGCACTTACAGTAGTTGCAGGAGGCAGTTTCTTTGTCAATGGTTGCTTCTCGCCCATGGATGGCCCCACACATTTCAAGGTGATACCTGCATGCAGAACAGAAAAATCCCAGTTCATTCATGTAGCCATATTATTGTCCAATTTATTTAGTTCAGGATAATTACTTATAAGCCCAGAAGCCATCTTTTGTGGGCCTGACATCCTTGAAGTTGGCTTCTCGTCCTCAATGCCATGAAAGGCCTTCAGTTCAGCAAACCTGCATTAAGAATTATGTGCTGCCTAAGTATACTCAATTAATTACTGTTGATAAAAAAAGCAGGTATCTTTCAGAAGTAAACAAATTGGCAAACAATGCCAGAAAACACAAATACATGTCAGTAATGAGCTAACCATATAGGCCAAATTGACTAACAAGCAAAACATAACTTTTTTCAGTCACTGAATGTTACAAAAGTATTCTTCTAATTCGAGAGGATAAAACCATACAAGGAGTCTTCTAGTTAGATAGGTCACTTCATTATGATGACATCGCAACATCATCCTTCTCAGATGAACATGGGAACACCATTTGAGCAATTGGATTTTCTATTTTCTTTAAAAAAAGTGCTCAAATCAATGGATTATCTCCTCGATGGATCCTTAGTACTAAAACGGAGTGGAATTTTGACAAACTTACCTAGGGTGTAGCTGTTTGAGCAGTTCTGGGTCACTTGATTCTGCTTTTCCCATAACAAGGCGAATGTATCTATAATGTTACATCACAAGTATCAGAATTATGAAGATGGGCAAACCATATTTATTTAAAGATGTGTGATAATAAAGAGGCCTTCTCAGAACACCAGAAGAAAATTAAGGGTAGACATAGAGAAAAACACAAATATGGTCCCGGCAACCAACTTAAGATGACTACTAGCCAGCCATACACGATCTGAGAAGGTAATAATTTAcaggcaagggcaaaagggatttAACTGACCGTATTTCTGCTTCCCTCCGTTCACGTGCACTTACCTAGAAAAAGAATGACATATTAAGGATGCAATGTATTGCTACATATATGCTGAAGAGCACCCAGAGAAACAGCAATTACCTCACTGCCATTTAGTATTTTAACATTTCCTAGTCGAGCAACAAGCACAAATCGAGGAGCACCTCCCTTGGCAGGATCAGCTATAGGATTATCAGAAATCCTGACGTCCTTCCAGAAAAACAGATTTCAGTTAGCCGTGTCGGTCTATAATTATGCAGCAATACCAGAGTGAAAAATAGAAGGATAATTCCTTGGAAACTAGCTCACCATTAAACTTGGAAAGAGGTTAAGTGAATCCACAGAAGGAAAGTCTTCTATTTCATTAGATCCTGAGGCATTTAAATGTCACCATTAGCACAACATTTCTGTTTCTACTTGAACAGCACAGAAGGCAGTACTTTGTTAGAACAGGGTATTGTCTTATAATCTTAGTTTTGTGAAGTATGGGAATACAGAAAAAGGCAAGCGCGAAAATACCTAATAAAAGGACTTGCAATTTTTCGAAGGCCGGAACAGCTACATCACCAAGAGACCCTGATGATGGAAGATTAGACGGGTATCTTACATGCTTTATCTTGTTCTTGTTCAAATGGAGCTGTTCCAAGCTGCAAGTCACAAGATCCAAATGAAAGAAATGCTGAAGTACCACTAACTTAATTACAAAAGCTTCAACTTTTATACTGGTACCTTCTTAAATAAGAAAGTTTCACCATTTCATCCCATGAAACAATGTGATTGTCTTCCAAATTTAAGAGCCGCAGTGTATCGAAACCTTGCACAAAGTTTCCAGCTGGGGTCTGGAGAAGATGGTAAAATACAGTTAGTCCTCAAATATTGTTTCATGCACACTTTGCTGAAGGAATAAAAGTATGAACTACAGACTTTGGGAATGATTATCCATTTAAAATGCAGCACATTGGCAATGAACTGGCAGAAAGCTACATTTGTTAGGTATTGAGGTGTTTTGCTCTTTTCTTTGGATACAGATGAGATGaagaagaagatagcaattttaTGTAAAGCACATAAGAACAGAAGTACGAGGAGAAATGCTAACCGTGATTATGTTCAGCTTGTTCCATATTAGGTGGAGGTCAGTGAGACATGCAAATGGAACTTTAAGCTTTTCAATCTGTTCCACATAAGTCAGCATCAAACTTCTAGTGTGATTGATATATCGACTGATAATATTTCAAGTAGTCCGCATGCAGAGCACATACCAGTTCCCAGGTTACACCACAGTTGTTGAGAACCAAAACACGAATATTCTTCAGCAATGGACTTTCTACAAAGTCATTCTCCATGGTATTGTTTGTCAAATCAAGAACTTCGAGAGATGGCAGAGCTTGACACAGAGAGAATATATCCTGAGAAAAATCCAAACAGTTTAGGAACATTCCAGAAGATAAGCGGCAAAAAATCATAGATAAAAGAAAGTGACATGTTGAGACAGCAAAAAAGTTATAAAACATGTACTGTCAACTCAGAAAAAGTACTAAAGGTGCTCTGAACTGATGTAATAACAATGAACACGGACAGCATTAACACAAGGACATTCAAGGAAATACTTACTGATAAGTGACAGCAGAACTGACACTAATATGTTATCACAAGAATTAGTAACAACTCCAAGCTTATTAGTGATGAAATATAGCAGCACCACATACCAGTTACTCATCTCTGGCAGTCTTGTTGACATAGCATGGTCAAATTTTAAAATAAAAAATCAAACGGAATGAGAAGACAAACAGGTATAGCATTTCTTTGTCTGTTTCAATTTTATTCAGTTGCCTATCTTATGTCCATACTAGTTAAGAATCGCAAAAGGTCGTAGAGTTCAAATCAAATCTGTGAAAGTATGCTTGCAAAAAAGGGGTACATACTTGCCACTGAGAAATGAGATTTCCGGTTAAATCAAGTTGCCTGAgatctgaaacaa is drawn from Aegilops tauschii subsp. strangulata cultivar AL8/78 chromosome 1, Aet v6.0, whole genome shotgun sequence and contains these coding sequences:
- the LOC109759341 gene encoding tubulin-folding cofactor E isoform X1, translating into MAAAGAGFRLGQRVHAAGDPRRSGTVRYLGPVDGHGGDWVGVDWDGGAGGRHDGSLAGRRYFAAAGERSASFARPSALSAGIALPDALRLRYRVDDFTKEEQDEMYVFSTSQKRVSVELVGTNKVRDKLKNFDELSCASVSFMGVSSAGSPEELQGLVPNLRQLDLTGNLISQWQDIFSLCQALPSLEVLDLTNNTMENDFVESPLLKNIRVLVLNNCGVTWELIEKLKVPFACLTDLHLIWNKLNIITTPAGNFVQGFDTLRLLNLEDNHIVSWDEMVKLSYLRSLEQLHLNKNKIKHVRYPSNLPSSGSLGDVAVPAFEKLQVLLLGSNEIEDFPSVDSLNLFPSLMDVRISDNPIADPAKGGAPRFVLVARLGNVKILNGSEVSARERREAEIRYIRLVMGKAESSDPELLKQLHPRFAELKAFHGIEDEKPTSRMSGPQKMASGLISITLKCVGPSMGEKQPLTKKLPPATTVGKLKSLCESFFKLKDIKLRLFLEEEQGCPLPQLLEEETASLVELGIGTGATIIVDEES
- the LOC109759341 gene encoding tubulin-folding cofactor E isoform X2, coding for MAAAGAGFRLGQRVHAAGDPRRSGTVRYLGPVDGHGGDWVGVDWDGGAGGRHDGSLAGRRYFAAAGERSASFARPSALSAGIALPDALRLRYRVDDFTKEEQDEMYVFSTSQKRVSVELVGTNKVRDKLKNFDELSCASVSFMGVSSAGSPEELQGLVPNLRQLDLTGNLISQWQDIFSLCQALPSLEVLDLTNNTMENDFVESPLLKNIRVLVLNNCGVTWELIEKLKVPFACLTDLHLIWNKLNIITTPAGNFVQGFDTLRLLNLEDNHIVSWDEMVKLSYLRSLEQLHLNKNKIKHVRYPSNLPSSGSLGDVAVPAFEKLQVLLLGSNEIEDFPSVDSLNLFPSLMDVRISDNPIADPAKGGAPRFVLVARLGNVKILNGSEVSARERREAEIRYIRLVMGKAESSDPELLKQLHPRFAELKAFHGIEDEKPTSRMSGPQKMASGLISITLKCVGPSMGEKQPLTKKLPPATTVGKLKSLCESFFKLKDIKLRLFLEEEGCPLPQLLEEETASLVELGIGTGATIIVDEES
- the LOC120973655 gene encoding glutathione S-transferase 1-like: MVISASGRRAITKYVCRKYKPEFLRVGNQELEGSAMVDMWMEVQAHHYSPIMDAILMEVRIRPIFGQRVDESAVEGNIEKLKKVLEVYQSRLSSSRYLAGDFISLADLNHVSTMLCLGVTTYRSVLDAYPRVRAWWDGLRARPAVRKVSGLMNPSAKNF